Genomic DNA from Ilyobacter polytropus DSM 2926:
TTTTTAGATTTAAAAATGAATATTTACAAAATAAAAAGAGCTTAAACCTTTTTGGCTCAAGCTCAATGTATATTTTATACTCTCAAGCTCAGGCCTCTTCTGGTTTGTATCAAAATGAGGTCTGAACTTCTATGTTAAAAACGCTAGTTTTTAAACAGTCCACACCTGAGAGCTAATTATTATTATAATATTTTCATATTTTTTTTCTTTAAGAAATATATTCATATTTAATTCTCCAAAAATAATTTTATATTTAAATATAGTACATTTATTTAGTCCTATTGTCAACCTTTTTTTAATATCTAACAGTCTTTGACAAAGAATCTCAGGAGTGATATAATCAAAATAAAAATACAAAGATCTTTAGGGGCGGGGTGTAATTCCCCACCGGCGGTATAGTCCGCTAAGGCTTTTGCCTTGATTCGGTGAAATTCCGAAACCGACAGTTATAGTCTGGATAGGATAGAGATCACAGCATATTTTATACAATGCTGTTTTTAGAATTATAAGCCCCTTTTTCGGGGTTTTTTTATTTACTGGAGGTTTTCATGAATTCTTATAAAAACAAAGAAATGATAGGTGCTCTGTTTATCTGTGGTGCAGCAGTCTTATGGGGATTTGACGGGGTAGTCCTGACTCCTAGACTATACTCTCTAAGCGTTCCACTGGTAGTGTTTATATTACATCTACTTCCTTTTGCAGGAATGTCTGTTTTATTTGGAAAAGAAGAAATAAAAGCAGCAAAAAAAATACCTAGAAAAGATTTTATCTATTTTTTCCTGATTGCTTTATTCGGAGGTTCTATAGGTACTTTAGCCATTGTAAAAGCCCTGTTTTTAGTTAATTTCAAGCACCTCACTGTGGTGACGCTTCTGCAAAAACTCCAGCCTGTTTTTGCTATAATTCTTGCCAGGATTATATTAAAGGAAAAAATAGGAAAAAATTTCCTTTTATGGTCTTCTATATCATTATTAGCAGGATATTTTCTAACCTTTGAATTTCATGTTCCGGAAATAGCAAATGGAGGAAATATGTTCAAGGCCAGTCTTTTATCTCTCCTTGCAGCATTCTCATTTGGAAGCGGTACGGTATTTGGTAAAAAAGTCCTGGAAAACTCTTCTTTCAGGACTGCTCTGTATTTAAGGTATGGCTTTACCAGCCTTATAATGTTTTTAATAACTCTTTATACAGGAAGTCTCGGAGGCATATCAGCCACTACAAAAACACACTGGATTATTTTTACAATAATCGGTCTTACCAGCGGTAGTGGAGCAATACTGCTTTACTACAAGGGATTAAATTACATAAAGGCAAATGTTGCTACCATGTGTGAACTTTGTTTCCCCATATCGAGTATATTATTTGATTATATATTCAACGGGAATATTCTAAGTCCAGTCCAATGGATCAGTGTCTTTATAATGCTTATATCTATATATAACATCACCCAAAACAACTCCAAACATCAAAATGAAGAAATTTCTCAAAATATATAAAAATCTCTCCTGGGGAGAGATTTTTTTATGCCTTCTATTTGGATTTCAAGAAGCCTTAACTTCTAATGATTATAACTAATTTATAAAATATTACCTTGAAAAAGCAAAAAAGTTTCTCTATAATTTAAATAAAAACAGGAGGTAAAATTATGATTTATGATTTAATTAAAAATACCAGATCTATCAGAAGCTTTGGAGATAAAAAAATAACCAAAGAAGAGATAATGGAAATAATGAAGTGTGTAAGATTGTCAGCTGCTAGCAGAAATCTGCAAGGAATTAAATATATAACTGTAATTCAAGAGGAAAGCTTAAAAAAAGTATTTCCACTCACACACTGGGCTGGTCTTCTAGAATGGAACCCTTCAGAATCAGAAAGTCCCTCGGCATACATTCTCATGTGCAGTGATAAAAATCTTCCTCTTCCGGAAAAGTCTCTTTACTGTGATATAGGTATCGCCGCTCAAAATATTATGCTAAAAGCTACAGAGATGGGGTATGGAGGCTGTATGATCGGAGCCTTTGACAAAAATAAAGTCAAAGAAGCAATGAATATAGCAGATGACTTTCAGGTGGAGCTTATCATAGCTCTAGGAGAATCTGCAGAAAAGATAAAAATTATAGACGCAAAAAATGGAAAGATAAATTATTTCAGAGATGAAAATAATGTTCACTATGTACCTAAAAGGCCTTTAAACGAGCTTATAATTGATGAAAAATAAAAACAGAGGGTGACCCGAAAGGGTCTGCCCTCTATTTTGATGCTTTTATCAAAAGATTAGTTATCTTGTTGGAAAATTCCACAGGATCATCTAACTGGAACCCCTCTACAAGAAGTGCCTGATTGTAAAGAATATCAGCATAGTCTACAATTTCCTCAGGTGATTTTTCATAAATAGATTTTAAAGCCTTAAATAGATTGTGAGATGGATTTATCTCTAAAATTCTTTCTGCCTTTACAGCATCTTCTTGTCCAGGAATATCCTTCATAACTTTCTCCATCTCAAAAGAAATACCGTTTTCACCGCTTACCAAGCAGACTGCACTTGATTTTAATCTGTTTGTTAGTTTTACCTTGGATATTTTATCCTTCAAGGCATCTTGAATTCCGTCTAAGAGATTTTTGTTTTCTCCTTCACTCTCTTCTAAAATCTTTTTTTCCATCTCGTCTTCAAGGTCTAAATTTGACTCAGTAACAGATTTAAAAGGCTTTCCGTCAAACTCCATAAGAGTTCTTATGGCAAACTCGTCTACACGTTCATTCAGGAAAAGAACTTCATAACCTTTTTCCTTTACTGCTTCCATCTGAGGCATTTTTTTAAGGGATTCAAGATCCTCACCTGAGACATAATATATCTCCTTCTGATCCTCAGTCATTCTGCTAACATATTCAGAAAGAGTTGTTTTATCATCACTGAAAGTGCTATGGAAAATCAAAAGATTTTTAAGATTATCTTTATGTAAACCATATTCACTGTATATACCTGCTTTTATATCCGTACCGAAGGCATCCCAGAAAAGCTCATATTTTTTCCTGTCATTCTTCAATAAATTTTCTAACTCTCTCTGAATTTTTTTCTGTATATTTTTACCTAGGCTCTGCAGCTGTCTGTCCTGTTGAAGTATTTCTCTTGATATATTAAGTGAAAAGTCGGCAGAATCTACTAAACCTTTTACAAATCTAAAATGGTCTGGAACAAGTTGTTTGCACTTATCCATAATAAATACATTTTTGGTGTAAAGTTGAAGTCCCTTTTCATAGTCCTTAGTATAAAAATCCATAGGTGTTCTTGACGGGATATAAAGAAGAGCAGTGTAATCTATATTTCCCTCTACTTTTATATGAATATTCATAAGTGGTTTTTCCCAATCATGAAATTTTGAAATATAAAACTCGTTATATTCTTCTTCAGTTACATCAGTTTTATTTTTTTTCCAGATAGGAATCATAGAATTTAAGGTTTCCATAATTTTTTCTGTTTTATCCCCATCTTTTTTTTCAACTTCTAGGTTTATAGGATATCTTACATAATCAGAGTACTTTTTAATCAACTCTCTTATTTTGTATTCTTCTAAATATTCGTCGTTTGGATTTTCTTTATCCTCTCTTATATGAAGGGTTATCTCTGTACCCCTCTTCTCTTTTTTAATCTCATCTATTACAAAGGTATTTTTCCCGTCTGACTCCCATTTATAAGCTTTTTCCTCTCCAGCTCTTCTTGTGGCAACTGTTATCTTCTCAGCTACCATAAAAGCAGAGTAAAAACCTACACCAAACTGTCCTATTATCTCTAGGTCAGATTGTTTCTTAGATTCTTTCATTGCCTTCATAAAAGCCTTTGATCCTGACTTGGCAATAGTACCTAGATTCGCAACTAACTCATCGTGATTCATCCCTATACCGTTATCAGATATCTTTATAACTTTTTTATCCTTTGACGCTGCTATCTCTATTTTAAAATCCTGATCTCCTTCTAAAAGCCCTTTATCTGTAATAGATAAAAATTTTAGTTTATCTATTGCATCACTTGCATTGGAAACCAACTCCCTTAAAAAAATTTCTTTGTGTGTGTAAATCGAGTGGATTACCAGATTTAAAAGTTCACTGGTTTCTGTTTGAAAATTTAAAGTTTCTTTTGACATTTTTGTCCTCCTTGTTAGCAATTGTTTATAATGAGTGCTAATATTTTTTTAACATATTTTTAAATATATGTCAAGTATATGTCGACTTCAACTTTCTTTTCATTAGAGAATGTATTTTGATTTCATTTTTTTTTGAACTTTATGTATATAAGGGTTTTAATGTATCTATAGCAGAAAAAAAATATTATTTTAATTGTAAAAATTTTAAAAATAGAATATTATAGAGGATATAAACAAAATTTAACAATGAAGGAGAATCATTTTAATATGAAAAAGGCTCATAAAATAACGATACTTTTAAGTTTTTTAATTATTTCAATATCCTTAATATCATTTTTTAATCCTTTATCCGATCCTCCGGAAAAGAATCCAGAAAAATTGAGCAAAGATGAAATCAGCATTTTTTTCAACTACGAACCTAAAACCCTCGATCCTTCCAAGGCAGCAGATGATTATTCTATAGAACTCTTAAAAAACTCATTAGAGGGTTTAACTAGAATTTCAAAAAATTCTGTGGGAGAAGAGGTTCCCGAAAAAGCCGGAGCTCTCTCATGGAAGATAGAAGACGACGGTAAAAGATGGATTTTCTTTCTGAGAGATTATCAGTGGGAAGATGGTAGAAAAGTTACAGCGGAAGATTTTGAGTACGGAATTAAAAGAAGTCTCGACCCGAAGACAGCCTCTCCTATGGCATATCTTCTATATCCAATAAAAAATGCTGAAAAATATAATAGCGGAAAAGCGGATAAAGAGAGCCTGGGAGTAAAGTCTATAGATAATAAAACCCTTGTTGTAGAATTAGAAAACCCAACACCTTATTTCATACAGTTAACCGCCTCGACTCTTATGTCTCCTCAGAGAAAAGATATCGTCGAAAAATATGGTGAGTCTTATGGAAGCAGTGCTGATAAAATGGTATATAATGGGCCTTATAAGATAAGTGAATGGAATCATGAAAAAAAGATAGTTTTGTCAAAAAACAAAAACTACTGGGATAAACATTCTGTAAAACTATCTAACGTAAATGTTCATATTGTCAAAGATGAAAATGTGAGAATGGCAATGCTCTCAAAAGGACAGGCAGATATCGTAGAGGCAACAAAAAAAGAGTGGGCAGATAAGTTTATAAAAAGTAAAAAATTCAATGAGATTTCTGGATACAGTGCCGCCACTAATTTCTTATTTTTCAATCAAAAATCAGAACTCTTCAAAAATAAGAAAATAAGAAAAGCTTTCTCTATGGGAGTTAAACGTCATGAGATGGCTGAAGTTATATATAGGGGAATATTTGAGCCAGCTTACGGCTGGGTCCCTCCTAAGGTAAGTATAGGGGAACAAGAGTACAGAAAAAAAAGAGGTAATTTTATAAAAGAAGATAGTGAAGAGGCAAGAGAACTTCTTATAGAGGGATTGAAAGAACTTGGAATAAACAAGTCTCCAGAAGATATAACTGTAACTTTTTTAAACCCAAGTACTACAACATGGGCTAGAAAATATTCTGAATATCTTGCACAAATGTACAAAGAAACACTAGGGATTAATGTTAGATCTGAATTTGTTCAGTGGTCTATTTTTGAAGGAGAAGTTGCTAAACTAAATTATGACTTTGCTGGTATGGGATGGTATGGAGATTATAATGACCCTTCAAGTTTTTTAGAACCTTTTGTAAGCGACCAAGGTTCTATTGTTACCGGTTGGAAAAATATTAATTATAATCAACTACTGAAAAAAACAACCTTGACTTTAGACGAAGAAAAAAGATATGAGTATTTCAAAGAAGCAGAAGAAATTCTTATTGATAATGCTGTTATTGCTCCCACTGTATTTTTAAAAAGAAGAATATTTCATAAAAAAAATCTTAAAGGTTTATTAATATCGGTATTTGGCAGCACTGACTATAAAAATGTATTTGTTGAAAAAAAATAATGAATAGCTTAAAATAGTGGTAGTGTTGTATTTTGCTACCACTTTTATTTTGGAGGAACAATGAAAAAATTCATTCTAGGAAAAACTATCAATATGATAATAAGTCTTTTTACAGTGCTTACGCTGACCTTCTTTATGCTCGAATCTCTCCCTGGGACGCCTCTGTCTCATCTTGGAAAGACTATAGGCACTCAGGCTAAACATAATTATCTGGAGCATTACAATCTAAACGAGCCAATTTTAAAAAAGTATATAAATTTTACTAAAAATATTTTTCTTTATAGAGACTTGGGAGAATCTATGATCTATCCTGGAAGGAAGGTAGTCGACGAAATAAAAAGATATGGAAGTACCTCTTTCTCAATAGGAATAAAAGGAATTCTCTTAGGTTTAGTTATAGGGGGGATAACAGGGATTTGTAGTATTACCGTTAACAATAAATTCATAAGAAATATTTTGGTAGTTGTATCTATCCTAATGGTTTCTGTTCCTAGCTTTATAGTTGCAACCTTTCTATATTATATATTTGTTGTCAAACTTACAACTCTATCTACTCTAACCTTAGACGGAGAAAATGTAATCCTACCTATTGTATGCGTAGCCATCTCCACTGCGGGAATATATGCAAAATATTTTAGAGAGGGAATCTTGGAAGAGCTCCACAAAGATTATATCCTACAAGCTAGAGCTAAAGGTAATACCAGATGGACTCTTCTCAAAAAGCACGTTTTAAAAAATGCACTTTTCCCTATGATCACACTTATTCTTCCTCAGATCGCTGGAATTTTTATGGGTTTTTATGTTATTGAAAGTATTTTCTCAGTTCCTGGTTTTGGAACTGTATATATCGATTCTGTAAACAACAGGGATTACAACATGAT
This window encodes:
- a CDS encoding DMT family transporter, which translates into the protein MNSYKNKEMIGALFICGAAVLWGFDGVVLTPRLYSLSVPLVVFILHLLPFAGMSVLFGKEEIKAAKKIPRKDFIYFFLIALFGGSIGTLAIVKALFLVNFKHLTVVTLLQKLQPVFAIILARIILKEKIGKNFLLWSSISLLAGYFLTFEFHVPEIANGGNMFKASLLSLLAAFSFGSGTVFGKKVLENSSFRTALYLRYGFTSLIMFLITLYTGSLGGISATTKTHWIIFTIIGLTSGSGAILLYYKGLNYIKANVATMCELCFPISSILFDYIFNGNILSPVQWISVFIMLISIYNITQNNSKHQNEEISQNI
- a CDS encoding nitroreductase family protein, producing the protein MIYDLIKNTRSIRSFGDKKITKEEIMEIMKCVRLSAASRNLQGIKYITVIQEESLKKVFPLTHWAGLLEWNPSESESPSAYILMCSDKNLPLPEKSLYCDIGIAAQNIMLKATEMGYGGCMIGAFDKNKVKEAMNIADDFQVELIIALGESAEKIKIIDAKNGKINYFRDENNVHYVPKRPLNELIIDEK
- the htpG gene encoding molecular chaperone HtpG; its protein translation is MSKETLNFQTETSELLNLVIHSIYTHKEIFLRELVSNASDAIDKLKFLSITDKGLLEGDQDFKIEIAASKDKKVIKISDNGIGMNHDELVANLGTIAKSGSKAFMKAMKESKKQSDLEIIGQFGVGFYSAFMVAEKITVATRRAGEEKAYKWESDGKNTFVIDEIKKEKRGTEITLHIREDKENPNDEYLEEYKIRELIKKYSDYVRYPINLEVEKKDGDKTEKIMETLNSMIPIWKKNKTDVTEEEYNEFYISKFHDWEKPLMNIHIKVEGNIDYTALLYIPSRTPMDFYTKDYEKGLQLYTKNVFIMDKCKQLVPDHFRFVKGLVDSADFSLNISREILQQDRQLQSLGKNIQKKIQRELENLLKNDRKKYELFWDAFGTDIKAGIYSEYGLHKDNLKNLLIFHSTFSDDKTTLSEYVSRMTEDQKEIYYVSGEDLESLKKMPQMEAVKEKGYEVLFLNERVDEFAIRTLMEFDGKPFKSVTESNLDLEDEMEKKILEESEGENKNLLDGIQDALKDKISKVKLTNRLKSSAVCLVSGENGISFEMEKVMKDIPGQEDAVKAERILEINPSHNLFKALKSIYEKSPEEIVDYADILYNQALLVEGFQLDDPVEFSNKITNLLIKASK
- a CDS encoding peptide ABC transporter substrate-binding protein; the encoded protein is MKKAHKITILLSFLIISISLISFFNPLSDPPEKNPEKLSKDEISIFFNYEPKTLDPSKAADDYSIELLKNSLEGLTRISKNSVGEEVPEKAGALSWKIEDDGKRWIFFLRDYQWEDGRKVTAEDFEYGIKRSLDPKTASPMAYLLYPIKNAEKYNSGKADKESLGVKSIDNKTLVVELENPTPYFIQLTASTLMSPQRKDIVEKYGESYGSSADKMVYNGPYKISEWNHEKKIVLSKNKNYWDKHSVKLSNVNVHIVKDENVRMAMLSKGQADIVEATKKEWADKFIKSKKFNEISGYSAATNFLFFNQKSELFKNKKIRKAFSMGVKRHEMAEVIYRGIFEPAYGWVPPKVSIGEQEYRKKRGNFIKEDSEEARELLIEGLKELGINKSPEDITVTFLNPSTTTWARKYSEYLAQMYKETLGINVRSEFVQWSIFEGEVAKLNYDFAGMGWYGDYNDPSSFLEPFVSDQGSIVTGWKNINYNQLLKKTTLTLDEEKRYEYFKEAEEILIDNAVIAPTVFLKRRIFHKKNLKGLLISVFGSTDYKNVFVEKK
- a CDS encoding ABC transporter permease yields the protein MKKFILGKTINMIISLFTVLTLTFFMLESLPGTPLSHLGKTIGTQAKHNYLEHYNLNEPILKKYINFTKNIFLYRDLGESMIYPGRKVVDEIKRYGSTSFSIGIKGILLGLVIGGITGICSITVNNKFIRNILVVVSILMVSVPSFIVATFLYYIFVVKLTTLSTLTLDGENVILPIVCVAISTAGIYAKYFREGILEELHKDYILQARAKGNTRWTLLKKHVLKNALFPMITLILPQIAGIFMGFYVIESIFSVPGFGTVYIDSVNNRDYNMILGSTLVFTISYIISVYVAELLFIIADPRLRRKNG